One Setaria viridis chromosome 7, Setaria_viridis_v4.0, whole genome shotgun sequence genomic region harbors:
- the LOC117863845 gene encoding E3 ubiquitin-protein ligase UPL6: MFFSGDPSARRRVDLGGRSSKERDRKVLLEQTREERRRRQGLRLQNSSATKIQKFFRSKKALELARSEIRKNFCSTFGEHCERIDWKNFGTNSDFLRQLLFFFNANEDNDIAILCQVCNLLLQYVKRGGDTVTLFAGVNDSSLQPLVAHRVKKLALICVQAVYQKRHDWGSQLLTTPGSASVPSVSLLETVACLINPKLPWNCKVVGYLQRRKIYCLFRGIIISIPQKDRSFGHFDSASALEQVLMLVASHVGHHPCCCPVVDPRWSFSSQLLSIPFLRHRLPQLKKVFSVNGLSKYYIHQIACFLPSLRDVLPNDISANHPGYACVLANVLEAATWILSDAKFASDTAADIIAVSTSLLDTLPAVTSPTERADDDDEMPMDVDVKNGLDVDLERQITTAIDSKLLQHLVNALFRGTLSTYHSDLSGPSDAEVDAVGSICAFLHVTFNTFPLERIMTVLAYRTEIVPALWNFIKRCHENRTWPCFSKFASSLPADAPGWLLPMSVFCPIYKHMLKIIDNGEFYEQEKPLSLKDLKSLVLILKQALWQLLWVIPSSSTLKVSPNPSGLKKLSVENVKTRARVGLSELLSQLQDWNSRLPFTSASDFYSQEATSENFVSQAILGNTRASEIIKLAPFLAPFTSRVKIFTSQLTSSRQSASHSAFTRHRFKIRRNRLLEDAFDQLSLLSEEDLKGPIRVSFINEHGEEEAGIDGGGIFKDFMENITRAAFDVQYGLFKETADHLLYPNPASGLVHELHLQYFHFLGSLLGKAMYEGILVDLPFATFFLSKLKQKYNFLNDLPSLDPELYRHLLFLKHYNGDISELELYFVIVNNEYGEQSEEELLPGGRDMRVTNDNVITFIHLVANHRLNYQIRAQSTHFLRGFQQLIPKDWIDMFNEHEIQVLISGSLESLDIDDLRSNTNYSAGYHPDHEVIEMFWEVMKSFSSDNQKKFLKFVTGCSRGPLLGFQYLEPKFCIHRAGVPGMEEHADRLPTSATCMNLLKLPPYKTKEQLQTKLLYAINSEAGFDLS, encoded by the exons atgTTCTTCTCCGGTGACCcgtcggcgcggaggcgggtggACCTCGGCGGGCGGAGCAGCAAGGAGCGCGACCGCAAGGTGCTGCTCGAGCAGACGCGcgaggagcggcgccggcggcagggcCTCCGCCTCCAGAACTCATCCGCCACGAAGATCCAG AAATTCTTCAGAAGTAAGAAGGCTTTGGAATTGGCACGTTCAGAAATTCGGAAGAACTTTTGCTCTACTTTCGGGGAGCATTGTGAGAGGATAGACTG GAAAAACTTTGGCACTAATTCTGACTTTCTTCGTCAATTGCTGTTTTTCTTCAATGCAAATGAAGACAATGATATTGCTATACTTTGTCAAGTCTGCAATTTGCTGCTGCAATATGTTAAACGTGGTG GAGATACTGTAACTCTCTTTGCTGGTGTAAATGACTCCTCACTGCAACCTCTTGTTGCTCACAGAGTAAAAAAACTTGCACTCATCTGTGTACAAGCAGTCTATCAAAAGAG GCATGATTGGGGCAGCCAACTTTTGACAACACCTGGAAGTGCATCAGTGCCTTCTGTCTCATTATTAGAAACTGTAGCTTGCTTGATAAATCCTAAGCTTCCATGGAACTGCAAAGTAGTTGGGTATCTTCAGCGCAGAAAGATCTATTGCTTATTCCGGGGCATTATTATATCTATACCG CAAAAGGACAGAAGTTTTGGACATTTTGATAGTGCGTCTGCTCTGGAGCAAGTTCTCATGCTTGTTGCTTCACATGTTGGCCACCATCCTTGTTGTTGTCCGGTGGTGGATCCAAGATGGAGTTTCTCCTCTCAGCTTCTGTCCATCCCTTTTCTACGGCATCGTTTGCCGCAACTCAAGAAG GTTTTCTCAGTTAATGGACTCAGCAAATACTATATCCATCAAATAGCCTGCTTTTTGCCCAGTCTTCGTGATGTTCTTCCAAATGATATATCAGCTAATCATCCAGGATATGCGTGTGTCCTTGCAAATGTTCTTGAAGCTGCAACCTGGATTTTGTCCGATGCAAAGTTTGCTTCTGACACA GCAGCTGACATCATCGCTGTTTCTACATCGTTGTTGGACACGTTACCAGCAGTCACATCACCTACTGAAA GGGCAGATGACGATGACGAGATGCCTATGGATGTCGATGTCAAaaatggtcttgatgttgattTGGAAAGACAGATAACTACAGCAATTGATTCAAAGCTACTTCAACATTTG GTGAATGCACTCTTCAGAGGTACATTAAGCACATACCATTCTGATCTTTCTGGACCATCAGATGCTGAGGTGGATGCTGTAGGATCTATTTGTGCTTTTCTTCATGTCACGTTCAATACATTCCCACTAGAGCGGATTATGACTGTACTGGCCTACCGGACTGAAATTGTTCCCGCACTATGGAATTTTATAAAACGATGCCATGAAAACCGAACATGGCCATGTTTTTCCAAGTTTGCATCTTCATTACCTGCAGATGCACCTGGTTGGCTCCTGCCCATGTCTGTATTTTGTCCCATATACAA GCACATGTTGAAGATAATTGATAATGGGGAGTTCTATGAACAAGAGAAACCTCTTTCACTTAAAGATTTGAAGTCCCTTGTTCTCATTTTAAAGCAG GCATTATGGCAACTTCTGTGGGTTATTCCTTCCTCTTCTACTCTGAAAGTGTCACCCAACCCTTCAGGCCTTAAAAAATTGTCAGTGGAGAATGTCAAGACCAGAGCTAGGGTTGGGCTATCTGAACTACTCTCACAG TTGCAAGACTGGAACAGCCGACTCCCATTCACTTCTGCAAGTGATTTCTATTCTCAAGAAGCAACAAGTGAAAATTTTGTCTCTCAG GCGATACTTGGCAATACTCGAGCGTCAGAGATTATAAAGCTTGCTCCTTTCTTGGCGCCATTTACTAGTAGAGTCAAAATCTTCACT TCTCAATTGACGAGTTCTAGACAATCGGCATCACATTCTGCATTTACTAGACATCGGTTCAAAATAAGAAGAAATCGACTTTTGGAAGATGCTTTTGATCAGCTAAGTTTGCTTTCTGAAGAAGATCTCAAAGGACCG ATTCGAGTGTCATTTATTAATGAGCATGGTGAGGAAGAGGCTGGAATTGATGGCGGTGGAATTTTCAAAGATTTTATGGAAAATATCACTCGAGCTGCTTTTGATGTACAATACGGTCTCTTCAAG GAGACCGCTGATCATCTTCTGTACCCAAACCCTGCATCAGGATTGGTTCATGAACTACACCTGCAATATTTCCATTTTCTTGGAAGTCTCCTTGGGAAG GCAATGTATGAGGGCATACTTGTTGATTTGCCATTTGCAACGTTCTTCTTGAGCAAGTTGAAACAAAa GTACAATTTTTTAAATGATCTTCCTTCATTGGATCCAGAATTATATCGGCATCTCCTATTTTTAAAG CATTACAACGGTGATATCTCAGAACTGGAACTGTATTTTGTTATTGTAAATAATGAATATGGTGAACAGTCTGAAGAAGAACTTCTCCCCGGTGGAAGGGACATGCGTGTTACTAATGATAATGTTATTACTTTTATCCATCTTGTTGCCAATCATCGGTTAAACTACCAG ATCCGTGCGCAAAGTACACACTTCTTGCGAGGTTTTCAACAGCTTATACCGAAAGACTGGATCGATATGTTCAATGAACATGAAATTCAG GTTCTCATATCTGGCTCTTTAGAAAGCTTGGATATTGATGACTTGCGGTCAAACACCAACTATTCTGCAGGATATCATCCG GACCATGAGGTTATTGAGATGTTTTGGGAGGTCATGAAGAGCTTCAGTTCAGACAACCAGAAAAAGTTTCTCAA GTTTGTGACCGGATGTTCTCGTGGCCCACTCCTTGGATTCCAGTACCTCGAACCAAAATTTTGCATTCATAG AGCTGGTGTTCCTGGCATGGAGGAGCATGCTGACCGCTTGCCTACTTCGGCTACTTGCATGAACCTTCTGAAGCTCCCCCCCTATAAAAC CAAGGAGCAGTTGCAAACCAAGCTGTTGTACGCAATAAATTCAGAAGCTGGCTTTGATCTTAGTTGA